The following proteins are co-located in the Micromonospora viridifaciens genome:
- a CDS encoding class I adenylate-forming enzyme family protein, whose product MGETWHVAAKTAPDELVIVDRPPDIDPDGAEARTYTQWAELVDRAAAWLHKAGVRPWDRVAILKQNHLDIVILGCAIARIGAIPCMFSGSYGPEAMIPMLERLERPFLLTDQKHLDKCGITPEVVAELTVRTISVDAVADRADVLHLEDFKDAPPVQPNMREFKEPVVITHTSGTTGVPKLVMHSAESIYAMAIVETERWPRFGLRRSDTVAFCDPYTHERLTTMQLAMAAVGPRVLFLSDPLSPRIRELLAEHKPTLVEALPNIYLAWEPLARDPAGLFSNVREYVNSFDAIHTRTIRTFMAATKRRFPIWVQSWSQSENGALCIRPFFRFVVRRKAHRPPPTQLIGWPIPFHAKMRAVDPETGKEVPRGQVGLIEIDQPGRCLAYVGEQDRHDLKCNGRWWNTGDLAIINKWGAVRIVDREIDRIPGGSAIEFEDLILDRIDYTTEVVILPVAGDLPVPVVSTADDVPLDKADWERAVADLSPMAPPIQIKWDEFPRTGTWKIRRAVLREKLLSDAQAIGTGRWT is encoded by the coding sequence ATGGGCGAGACCTGGCACGTGGCGGCGAAGACCGCCCCGGACGAGCTGGTCATCGTCGATCGCCCGCCGGACATCGACCCCGACGGAGCCGAAGCCCGCACCTACACCCAGTGGGCGGAGCTCGTCGATCGCGCCGCGGCCTGGCTGCACAAGGCGGGCGTGCGCCCGTGGGACCGGGTGGCGATCCTCAAGCAGAACCACCTGGACATCGTCATTCTCGGCTGCGCCATCGCTCGGATCGGCGCCATTCCCTGCATGTTCTCCGGCTCCTACGGGCCGGAGGCGATGATCCCGATGCTGGAGCGGCTGGAACGGCCGTTCCTGTTGACCGACCAGAAGCACCTCGACAAATGCGGTATCACCCCGGAGGTGGTGGCCGAGCTCACCGTACGGACGATCAGCGTCGACGCGGTCGCGGACCGGGCGGACGTGCTGCACCTGGAAGACTTCAAGGACGCGCCGCCGGTCCAGCCGAACATGCGCGAGTTCAAGGAGCCGGTGGTCATCACCCACACCTCCGGCACCACCGGCGTACCCAAGCTGGTCATGCACTCCGCCGAGTCCATCTACGCGATGGCGATCGTGGAGACCGAGCGGTGGCCCAGGTTCGGGCTCCGGCGCAGCGACACGGTGGCGTTCTGCGACCCCTACACGCACGAGCGGCTCACCACCATGCAGTTGGCGATGGCCGCGGTCGGCCCGCGGGTGCTCTTCCTGTCCGACCCGCTTTCGCCAAGGATCCGGGAGCTGCTGGCCGAGCACAAGCCGACGTTGGTGGAGGCGCTGCCGAACATCTACCTCGCCTGGGAGCCGCTGGCCCGCGATCCCGCCGGCCTGTTCAGCAACGTGCGGGAGTACGTCAACTCGTTCGACGCCATCCACACCCGCACGATCCGCACCTTCATGGCCGCCACCAAGCGCCGGTTCCCGATCTGGGTCCAGTCCTGGAGCCAGAGCGAGAATGGTGCGCTGTGCATCCGGCCGTTCTTCCGCTTCGTCGTGCGCCGCAAGGCGCACCGGCCGCCGCCGACACAGCTGATCGGCTGGCCCATCCCGTTCCACGCCAAGATGCGGGCGGTGGACCCGGAGACCGGCAAGGAGGTCCCGCGCGGGCAGGTCGGCCTGATCGAGATCGATCAGCCGGGACGGTGCCTCGCGTACGTGGGTGAGCAGGACCGGCATGACCTGAAGTGCAACGGCAGGTGGTGGAACACCGGCGACCTCGCGATCATCAACAAGTGGGGTGCCGTGCGGATCGTGGACCGGGAGATCGACCGGATCCCCGGCGGCAGCGCGATCGAGTTCGAGGACCTCATCCTCGACCGGATCGACTACACCACCGAGGTCGTCATCCTTCCGGTCGCCGGTGACCTGCCGGTGCCCGTGGTCAGCACTGCGGACGACGTTCCGCTGGACAAGGCCGACTGGGAGCGGGCGGTCGCCGACCTGAGCCCGATGGCCCCGCCGATCCAGATAAAGTGGGACGAGTTCCCGCGAACCGGTACGTGGAAGATCCGCCGGGCCGTGCTCCGGGAGAAGCTGCTCTCCGATGCCCAGGCGATCGGCACCGGGCGCTGGACCTGA
- a CDS encoding MMPL family transporter, translating into MLDLLGRLAHRARWWVIAAAAVFLVAAGGWGAGAFDDLAVGGFTYAASESSRADEVEREALGRNDADVVVLFGSDRWTVEDPAYADAARRVLDGLPADRVEGVTDYWRAKVPALVGTDRHETFAAVQIAGATENDRLTNYLAIKDRLTSPDLDVTVGGPLALIDDVNSQSKADLTRAEALALPILFLLLVLIFRNLLAALLPVAVGVLAIVGSLAGLRLLAQFTDISIFAVNVVTLLGLGLAVDYSLFMVSRFREELGAGHPVPAALRRTMVTAGRTIVVSAVTVALALASLAVFPQVFLRSIAVGGVAAVLLAGFFAMTVMAAMLALFGLRLRERRRRPAESDPNSGAWARIAWTVMRRPVLVGGAVVAVLVVLGLPFLRISYGWLDTRVLPASAQSRQVQDAIERSFPDSVTRPIEAIVTLDSPVTSSPGREEIAAYVERVAALPGVRQADVSGLAGDTARVTVRFDAEPISEQGRELVDAVRGVAPPPSGTVLVGGDAAGFADLMDMLAQRLPWMGLLVVVTTFVLLFLSFGSLVLPVKAILMNVLSLTAAFGAVVWVFQDGHLDGLLRFTSTGNIDVVQPILIFAVAFGLSMDYEVFLLSRIREHYDLSGDNTEAVAVGLQRSGRIITSAALLLVVVIVSFATASVLVVKIIGVGLALAVVVDATIVRALLMPATMRLLGRLNWWVPGPLRPLYARWGIRTEGGQPDGERAAV; encoded by the coding sequence ATGTTGGATCTCCTCGGCCGGCTCGCGCACCGTGCGCGCTGGTGGGTGATCGCCGCCGCCGCGGTGTTCCTGGTCGCCGCGGGCGGCTGGGGAGCCGGCGCCTTCGACGACCTAGCCGTCGGCGGGTTCACCTACGCGGCCAGTGAGAGTTCCCGCGCCGACGAGGTCGAACGGGAGGCGCTCGGACGCAACGACGCGGACGTCGTCGTGCTGTTCGGCAGCGACCGCTGGACGGTGGAGGACCCCGCGTACGCCGACGCCGCCCGGCGCGTGCTGGACGGGCTGCCGGCGGACCGGGTCGAGGGCGTGACCGACTACTGGCGGGCCAAGGTTCCCGCCCTGGTCGGCACCGACCGGCACGAGACGTTCGCGGCGGTGCAGATCGCCGGTGCCACCGAGAACGACCGCCTCACCAACTATCTGGCCATCAAGGACCGCCTGACCAGCCCGGATCTCGACGTCACCGTCGGGGGGCCGCTGGCGCTGATCGACGACGTCAACAGCCAGAGCAAAGCGGACCTGACCCGCGCCGAGGCGCTGGCGTTGCCGATCCTGTTCCTGCTGCTGGTGCTCATCTTCCGTAACCTGCTGGCGGCGCTGCTGCCGGTCGCGGTCGGGGTGCTGGCGATCGTCGGCTCGTTGGCCGGCCTGCGGCTGCTGGCGCAGTTCACCGACATCTCGATCTTCGCGGTCAACGTGGTCACGCTGCTCGGTCTCGGGCTGGCCGTGGACTACAGCCTCTTCATGGTCAGCCGGTTCCGCGAGGAACTCGGCGCGGGTCACCCCGTCCCGGCGGCCTTGCGGCGGACCATGGTCACCGCGGGCCGGACCATCGTCGTCTCCGCGGTGACCGTCGCGCTCGCGCTGGCCAGCCTGGCCGTCTTCCCGCAGGTGTTCCTCCGGTCCATCGCCGTCGGTGGGGTCGCCGCGGTGCTGCTGGCGGGGTTCTTCGCGATGACCGTGATGGCGGCGATGCTGGCCCTGTTCGGACTGCGGCTGCGGGAGCGTCGCCGCAGGCCGGCCGAGAGCGACCCGAACTCCGGCGCGTGGGCGCGGATCGCGTGGACGGTGATGCGCCGACCCGTACTGGTCGGTGGCGCGGTCGTCGCCGTGCTGGTGGTTCTCGGTCTACCGTTCCTGCGCATCTCCTACGGCTGGCTGGACACCCGGGTGCTGCCTGCCTCGGCCCAGAGCCGGCAGGTCCAGGACGCCATCGAGCGGTCGTTCCCGGACAGCGTCACCCGGCCGATCGAAGCCATCGTCACGCTGGACAGCCCGGTGACCAGTTCTCCCGGCCGGGAGGAGATCGCCGCGTACGTGGAGCGGGTGGCCGCGCTGCCGGGCGTACGGCAGGCGGACGTCAGCGGTCTGGCCGGCGACACCGCGCGGGTCACCGTCCGGTTCGACGCGGAACCGATCTCCGAGCAGGGACGGGAGCTGGTCGACGCGGTGCGCGGCGTGGCACCGCCACCCTCCGGCACGGTGCTGGTCGGAGGGGACGCCGCCGGGTTCGCCGACCTGATGGACATGCTCGCGCAGCGGTTGCCGTGGATGGGCCTGCTGGTCGTCGTCACCACGTTCGTGCTGCTGTTCCTGTCCTTCGGCTCGCTGGTGCTGCCGGTCAAGGCGATCCTGATGAACGTGCTCAGCCTGACCGCGGCGTTCGGCGCGGTGGTGTGGGTGTTCCAGGACGGCCACCTCGACGGGCTGCTGCGCTTCACCTCCACCGGCAACATCGACGTGGTGCAGCCCATCCTGATCTTCGCCGTCGCGTTCGGGCTGTCGATGGACTACGAGGTGTTCCTGCTCTCGCGCATCCGCGAGCACTACGACCTCAGCGGCGACAACACCGAGGCGGTCGCGGTCGGCCTGCAGCGCTCCGGCCGGATCATCACCAGCGCGGCTCTGCTGCTGGTGGTGGTGATCGTGTCGTTCGCGACCGCGAGCGTGCTGGTCGTGAAGATCATCGGTGTCGGGCTCGCCCTCGCCGTCGTCGTCGACGCCACCATCGTCCGGGCGCTGCTGATGCCGGCCACCATGCGGCTGCTCGGCCGGCTCAACTGGTGGGTGCCCGGGCCACTGCGACCGCTCTACGCCAGGTGGGGGATCCGCACGGAGGGCGGCCAGCCGGACGGGGAACGCGCGGCCGTGTAG
- a CDS encoding acyl-CoA dehydrogenase family protein, translated as MRSLDQARALCESYLPGLLDGLSKVPFAQREASGGGTLPVFRASGGPSLVIPKDYGGLGATPLDAVRVTRAIGAHAPSLAVATTMHHFSVATLFTFAESIKNSGMEWALLEAITSRNLLVSSGFAEGRPAQGILSPTMTATRVDGGYRINGSKKPCSLSHSMDLLTASVAVPAPDGGQQTAFLLMPATLRGITRHPFWGSNVLAGAESDEVRLTDVFIEEELVIPTEHGPDGMLDDLQTVGFIWFELLITASYLGMASGLVERALAAGRGAVTDRAALGTRLETATQLLEGAARAMQVGETDNDALARALMARYGAQDAITDAARQATEMLGGMSFIGSPEVAYLVAACQCVAFHPPSRASVASPLVDYLDGTRPFIMTDSAPAPAAQPPAAPAAAAPAPASVTPPAGAPAPAPVQAPASPRPADAGAPVSVPGPRPQPSVAYSPQPAVPRTDGRSGMTADDAADWDQASSLFDGAEGIRLSARDCDLRYWFANVPQRTLRGNVVGYPPELVTPAFLHEPGPLRDALIQEVAFRALAEERAARAIGLIVACAPDSTTAEFYATQLMDETRHAMIFRNHLVNLGVAEQDVAAVIARQTAHDKATILDPLEEYGMPIVREHQDFLGGVVLLTILVEGFLAPSFELSERKWRPIDPRMADMEKGAAIDEVRHLAVGTSIIREHLQRHPDEKDRLVELIRDGMRLWEQLPVADQLTRWENWFQEGIAPHLAMIGDYEIWDGRRLVDTTPEERIQKAVEVTSIVHSTRLTDMGLGRSLIY; from the coding sequence GTGCGATCGCTCGATCAGGCCCGCGCCCTCTGCGAGTCGTACCTGCCCGGGCTGCTCGACGGATTGTCGAAGGTCCCGTTCGCGCAGCGGGAGGCCTCCGGCGGCGGCACGCTGCCGGTGTTCCGGGCCAGCGGCGGCCCGAGCCTGGTGATCCCGAAGGACTACGGCGGGCTCGGCGCCACCCCGTTGGACGCGGTACGGGTGACCCGCGCGATCGGCGCGCACGCGCCGTCGCTGGCGGTCGCGACCACGATGCACCACTTCTCGGTGGCGACGCTGTTCACCTTCGCCGAGAGCATCAAGAACTCCGGCATGGAATGGGCCCTGCTGGAGGCGATCACCAGCCGCAACCTGCTGGTCTCGTCGGGGTTCGCCGAGGGTCGCCCGGCCCAGGGGATCCTCTCCCCCACGATGACCGCGACCCGGGTGGATGGCGGCTACCGGATCAACGGGTCGAAGAAGCCGTGCAGCCTGAGCCACTCGATGGACCTGCTGACGGCCAGCGTGGCGGTGCCCGCGCCCGACGGCGGCCAGCAGACGGCCTTCCTCCTCATGCCGGCCACGCTGCGCGGCATCACGCGGCACCCGTTCTGGGGCAGCAACGTGCTCGCGGGCGCGGAGAGCGACGAGGTCCGGCTGACCGACGTGTTCATCGAGGAGGAGCTGGTCATCCCGACCGAGCACGGCCCGGACGGGATGCTCGACGACCTGCAGACGGTCGGGTTCATCTGGTTCGAGCTGCTGATCACCGCGTCGTATCTGGGCATGGCCAGCGGGCTCGTCGAACGCGCGTTGGCCGCCGGACGCGGCGCGGTCACCGACCGCGCCGCCCTCGGCACCCGGCTGGAGACCGCGACCCAACTGCTGGAGGGCGCGGCCCGCGCCATGCAGGTTGGCGAGACCGACAACGACGCCCTGGCCCGTGCCCTGATGGCCCGGTACGGTGCGCAGGACGCCATCACCGACGCCGCCCGTCAGGCCACCGAGATGCTCGGCGGGATGTCGTTCATCGGCTCCCCCGAGGTGGCGTACCTGGTCGCGGCGTGCCAGTGCGTCGCGTTCCACCCGCCGTCGCGGGCCAGCGTCGCCTCGCCGCTGGTCGACTACCTCGACGGCACCCGCCCGTTCATCATGACCGACAGCGCCCCGGCGCCGGCCGCGCAGCCACCGGCGGCGCCGGCCGCGGCGGCGCCCGCGCCTGCGTCCGTGACCCCGCCGGCCGGCGCACCCGCGCCCGCGCCGGTCCAGGCACCGGCTTCGCCCCGCCCCGCCGACGCCGGAGCACCGGTCAGCGTGCCCGGCCCACGTCCGCAGCCGTCGGTCGCGTACAGTCCCCAGCCCGCCGTCCCCCGCACGGACGGGCGGTCGGGGATGACGGCGGACGACGCCGCCGACTGGGATCAGGCGTCGTCCCTGTTCGACGGGGCGGAGGGCATCCGGCTCAGCGCACGCGACTGCGACCTGCGGTACTGGTTCGCCAACGTCCCGCAGCGCACCTTGCGCGGCAACGTCGTCGGCTACCCGCCGGAGCTGGTGACCCCGGCCTTCCTGCACGAGCCGGGCCCGCTCCGGGACGCGCTGATCCAGGAGGTCGCGTTCCGCGCGCTGGCCGAGGAGCGGGCGGCCCGCGCGATCGGGCTCATCGTGGCGTGCGCGCCGGACTCCACGACGGCGGAGTTCTACGCCACGCAACTGATGGACGAGACCCGCCACGCGATGATCTTCCGGAACCACCTGGTGAACCTCGGCGTCGCCGAGCAGGACGTGGCCGCCGTCATCGCGCGGCAGACGGCACACGACAAGGCGACCATCCTCGATCCGTTGGAGGAGTACGGCATGCCGATCGTGCGCGAGCACCAGGACTTCCTCGGCGGCGTGGTGCTGCTGACGATCCTGGTCGAGGGTTTCCTCGCCCCGTCGTTCGAGCTCAGTGAGCGCAAGTGGCGGCCGATCGACCCTCGGATGGCGGACATGGAGAAGGGCGCCGCCATCGACGAGGTGCGCCACCTGGCCGTCGGCACCTCGATCATCCGCGAGCACCTGCAGCGGCACCCCGACGAGAAGGACCGCCTGGTCGAGCTGATCCGCGACGGCATGCGGCTGTGGGAGCAGTTGCCGGTGGCGGACCAGCTCACCCGCTGGGAGAACTGGTTCCAGGAGGGCATCGCGCCGCACCTGGCGATGATCGGTGACTACGAGATCTGGGACGGCCGGCGGCTGGTCGACACCACGCCGGAGGAACGCATCCAGAAGGCTGTCGAGGTCACGAGCATCGTGCACTCCACCCGCCTGACCGACATGGGCCTGGGCCGGTCGTTGATCTACTGA
- a CDS encoding fatty acyl-AMP ligase produces MSRFVDAVVDTAGRSPRGMITGAPTSPVRRSWGQLHEAARRTAAALVADGLAPRQAVAVLAGDPAEVARVAQGTWLAGGSVTMLHQPTPRTDLAVWRDDTLRVLRMIDARLVLVGAPFEAMAGVLREQGIPHRMIDDLDSDRELRVVPAAEDDIALLQLTSGSTAEPKAVRITHRNLHANLLDSSTHLECDENDVLVSWLPLFHDMGMVGCLLLPMFTGIDLVMVTPAEFLGRPMVWAELMSRYGGTITAAPNFAYAILTRQLARADAGSLDLSRLKTLCNGAEPIDPSTVEAFVAAGARFGLRPEAVNCCYGAAESALVISLSALSDPMLLDTVDALELEKNRRAVPVRDDHPTGVRRLPLLGAALPSVVVRVVDESGAELGDREVGRVQLRGDSVTTGYLTEDGPAPALDDDGWLDIGDEGYLVDGQIVICGRRKDVIIMGGRNIYPTDIERAAAGVDGVRDGNVAAVRLMAGDGVARESFAVLVESRLVGDLAAERALADAVANRIVADVDARPAEVVVLPPGSLPKTPSGKLRRAAARALISR; encoded by the coding sequence GTGAGCCGTTTCGTCGATGCCGTCGTCGACACCGCCGGACGGTCACCGCGCGGCATGATCACCGGCGCCCCCACGAGCCCGGTACGGCGCAGCTGGGGGCAGTTGCACGAGGCGGCCCGGCGTACGGCGGCGGCACTGGTCGCGGACGGGCTGGCCCCCCGCCAGGCCGTCGCGGTCCTGGCCGGTGACCCGGCGGAGGTCGCGCGGGTCGCCCAGGGGACGTGGCTGGCCGGCGGCAGCGTGACCATGCTGCACCAGCCGACCCCGCGGACCGACCTGGCCGTCTGGCGCGACGACACGCTGCGGGTCCTGCGCATGATCGACGCGCGTCTGGTGCTGGTGGGCGCCCCGTTCGAGGCGATGGCCGGCGTGCTGCGCGAGCAGGGCATCCCCCATCGGATGATCGACGACCTCGACAGCGACCGGGAGTTGCGCGTCGTGCCCGCCGCCGAGGACGACATCGCGCTGCTCCAGTTGACCAGTGGCTCGACCGCCGAGCCGAAGGCGGTGCGGATCACCCACCGCAACCTCCACGCCAACCTGCTCGACAGCTCGACCCACCTGGAGTGCGACGAGAACGACGTGCTGGTCAGCTGGCTGCCGCTGTTCCACGACATGGGCATGGTCGGCTGCCTGCTGCTGCCCATGTTCACCGGCATCGACCTGGTCATGGTCACTCCCGCGGAGTTCCTCGGCCGTCCGATGGTGTGGGCGGAACTGATGAGCCGCTACGGCGGCACGATCACGGCTGCGCCGAACTTCGCGTACGCGATCCTGACGCGGCAGCTTGCCCGGGCCGACGCCGGGTCGCTGGACCTGTCCCGGCTGAAAACCCTGTGCAACGGCGCGGAGCCGATCGACCCGTCGACGGTGGAGGCGTTCGTCGCGGCCGGCGCGCGGTTCGGCCTGCGGCCCGAGGCGGTGAACTGCTGCTACGGCGCGGCGGAGAGCGCCCTGGTCATCTCGTTGTCGGCGCTGTCCGACCCGATGCTCCTCGACACCGTCGACGCCCTGGAGCTGGAGAAGAACCGGCGGGCGGTCCCCGTACGCGACGACCATCCGACCGGTGTGCGCCGGCTGCCCCTGCTCGGCGCCGCCCTGCCGAGCGTCGTCGTCCGGGTGGTCGATGAGTCCGGTGCCGAGCTGGGCGACCGTGAGGTCGGCCGGGTGCAGCTGCGGGGCGACTCGGTGACCACGGGCTACCTCACCGAGGACGGCCCGGCCCCGGCCCTGGACGACGACGGTTGGCTGGACATCGGCGACGAGGGATACCTGGTCGACGGCCAGATCGTGATCTGCGGACGCCGCAAGGACGTCATCATCATGGGCGGCCGCAACATCTACCCCACCGACATCGAACGCGCGGCCGCCGGGGTCGACGGCGTCCGGGACGGCAACGTCGCGGCGGTGCGGCTGATGGCCGGCGACGGCGTGGCGCGGGAGTCGTTCGCGGTACTGGTCGAGTCGCGGCTCGTCGGTGACCTGGCAGCCGAGCGGGCACTGGCCGACGCGGTCGCCAACCGGATCGTCGCGGACGTCGACGCCCGTCCGGCCGAGGTCGTGGTGCTGCCGCCGGGCAGCCTGCCGAAGACACCGTCGGGCAAGCTGCGCCGCGCGGCGGCCCGCGCACTCATCTCCCGTTGA